From the Girardinichthys multiradiatus isolate DD_20200921_A chromosome 22, DD_fGirMul_XY1, whole genome shotgun sequence genome, one window contains:
- the rab23 gene encoding ras-related protein Rab-23, with protein MLEEDMEVAIKVVVVGNGAVGKSSMIQRYCKGIFTKDYKKTIGVDFLERQIIVNGEEVRLMLWDTAGQEEFDAITKAYYRGAQACVLVFSTTDRESFQAINSWREKVEAEVGNIPTVLVQNKIDLLEETVIKNEEAEALAKRLKLRFYRASVKEDLNVNEVFKYLAEKYLQRLKQQTAEETEVVHSTSNKIGVFNTISSNVTNQSSSNGREVITLRPNKQRTKKSKNPFGGCSLL; from the exons ATGTTGGAAGAGGACATGGAAGTGGCCATCAAAGTGGTCGTGGTCGGGAACGGAGCTGTTGGCAAGTCCAGCATGATCCAGCGTTACTGCAAAGGCATTTTCACAAAGGACTACAAAAAGACAATTGGGGTGGACTTTCTGGAAAGACAGATTAT TGTAAATGGTGAGGAGGTCCGACTAATGCTGTGGGACACCGCTGGGCAGGAAGAGTTTGACGCCATCACCAAGGCTTACTACAGAG GTGCCCAGGCCTGCGTTCTGgtcttctccacaacagaccggGAGTCCTTTCAGGCCATCAACAGCTGGAGGGAGAAGGTGGAGGCAGAGGTTGGAAATATTCCCACTGTCCTggtgcaaaataaaattgatctcCTGGAAGAAACTGTGATAAAGAA CGAGGAGGCAGAAGCTTTGGCTAAAAGACTTAAACTGAGATTTTATCGTGCATCTGTGAAAGAGGATCTGAATGTCAATGAGG tttttaagtaCTTGGCTGAGAAGTATCTCCAGAGACTGAAACAGCAAACAGCAGAGGAGACAGAGGTGGTCCACTCAACAAGCAATAAAATAG gtGTCTTCAATACTATTAGTAGTAATGTAACCAACCAGAGCTCCAGCAATGGCAGAGAAGTCATCACTTTACGACCCAACAAACAGAGGACAAAGAAGAGTAAAAATCCTTTTGGAGGCTGCAGTCTGCTCTAG